The following are from one region of the Haloactinomyces albus genome:
- a CDS encoding AMP-binding protein, with protein MRHETIAELLLDRLGDDRPGLRTRQQEWTWDEVVRASEARAALARSLRREGPFHIGVLLDNVAEYVFWLGGAALAGATVVGINPTRGGSALEQEVRHTDCQLIVTDRDGMALLDGLDIGVDRSRFVLVDDPAYDDQVSAHAEQPSLDPAITPQTRMLLLFTSGTTGASKAAICSQGRLAGLGYQNSTKYEITSDDICYCPMPLFHGNALMALWAPALAAGACVALTPKFSASGFLPDVRCFEATFFTYVGKAVSYVLAQPERPDDADNTLTRAFGTEASPEDQQAFLRRFGCRLIEGYGSSEGAGMLKPLPEGPPGALGVAAKDSVRIVDPDTLEQCPPASLDGHGRVRNAEEAIGEIVDHAGAAKFEGYYKNETANAERVRHGWYWTGDLGYFDQDGYFYFAGRSGDWIRVDGENISALLTEQVLRRHGDVLAATAFAVPDPRSGDQVMAALEIPEGKSFDDLGLPDFLAGQQDLGAKGAPRFVRVSYALPTTGTGKLRKKEMQADGWRTADAVYRRTGRGGPEYALLTEADKTALHDEFAASGRLRFLP; from the coding sequence GTGAGACACGAGACGATCGCCGAGCTGCTGCTGGACCGGCTGGGTGACGACCGGCCGGGCCTGCGGACCCGGCAGCAGGAATGGACCTGGGACGAGGTGGTGCGGGCCTCCGAGGCCCGTGCCGCGCTGGCGCGGTCGCTGCGCCGCGAGGGACCGTTCCACATCGGAGTCCTGCTCGACAACGTTGCCGAGTACGTGTTCTGGCTGGGGGGTGCGGCGCTCGCGGGCGCGACGGTCGTGGGCATCAACCCGACCCGGGGTGGTTCGGCCCTGGAGCAGGAGGTCCGGCACACCGACTGCCAACTGATCGTCACCGACCGGGACGGTATGGCACTTCTCGACGGGCTCGACATCGGTGTGGACCGCAGTCGATTCGTGCTGGTCGACGACCCGGCATACGACGATCAGGTGAGCGCGCACGCCGAGCAGCCGAGCCTCGATCCCGCCATCACCCCGCAGACCCGCATGTTGCTGCTGTTCACCTCCGGCACGACCGGTGCCTCCAAGGCGGCGATCTGCTCCCAAGGACGACTGGCCGGACTCGGGTATCAGAACAGCACCAAGTACGAGATCACCTCCGACGACATCTGCTACTGCCCGATGCCGCTGTTCCACGGCAATGCGCTGATGGCGCTGTGGGCCCCGGCACTGGCCGCCGGGGCGTGCGTGGCACTGACACCGAAGTTCTCCGCCTCCGGTTTCCTGCCGGACGTGCGCTGCTTCGAGGCGACGTTTTTCACCTATGTCGGCAAGGCCGTCAGCTACGTCCTCGCGCAGCCGGAACGCCCCGACGACGCCGACAACACCCTCACGCGCGCCTTCGGCACCGAGGCATCGCCGGAGGACCAGCAGGCCTTTCTGCGGCGGTTCGGGTGTCGACTCATCGAAGGATACGGCTCCAGTGAGGGTGCGGGGATGCTCAAACCTCTGCCGGAGGGGCCGCCGGGAGCCCTCGGGGTCGCGGCGAAGGACAGTGTGCGGATCGTCGACCCGGACACCCTGGAGCAGTGCCCTCCTGCCTCGCTCGACGGGCACGGCCGAGTGCGCAACGCGGAGGAGGCGATCGGCGAGATCGTCGATCACGCGGGTGCCGCCAAGTTCGAGGGGTATTACAAGAACGAGACGGCCAACGCCGAGCGCGTACGGCACGGTTGGTACTGGACCGGTGACCTGGGCTACTTCGATCAGGACGGTTACTTCTACTTCGCGGGACGCTCGGGCGACTGGATCCGGGTGGACGGCGAGAACATCTCCGCGCTGCTGACCGAGCAGGTGCTGCGCAGACACGGCGACGTGCTGGCGGCGACCGCGTTCGCGGTGCCCGATCCGCGCTCGGGTGATCAGGTGATGGCCGCGTTGGAGATCCCCGAGGGGAAGTCCTTCGACGACCTGGGACTGCCGGACTTCCTGGCGGGGCAGCAGGATCTGGGCGCCAAGGGCGCTCCTCGCTTCGTGCGGGTGTCGTATGCGCTGCCGACGACCGGTACGGGAAAGCTGCGCAAGAAGGAGATGCAGGCCGATGGTTGGCGCACCGCCGACGCGGTCTACCGCCGGACGGGCCGGGGCGGACCGGAATACGCCCTGCTGACCGAAGCGGACAAAACCGCACTGCACGACGAGTTCGCGGCCAGCGGTCGGCTGCGCTTCCTGCCGTGA
- a CDS encoding NADH:flavin oxidoreductase — MNLPRTSEREVPDVLAPAQLGPVTLRNRIVKAATYEGLSRRNLVTDDLIDFHVRHAAGGVGMTTVAYCAVAPEGRTDRHQILWRPEALPGLRKLTEAVHAEGAAVSAQIGHAGPVANPRANGAPALAPSRIFHKTTLSFTHAASREDLHRIVRAHADAAAMAAEAGFDAVEVHLGHNYLASSFLSPKFNRRTDAYGGSLPDRARLSLEIVRAVREAVGNRIAVIAKLNMDDGVPGGLWLDEAIPVARWLEETEALDALELTAGSSLANPMYLFKGDAPLREFAAAMPQPLRSGIKLVGNHVLRSYPYQDGYLLADARQIREAVTLPLILLGGITGRPIMDRAMAEGFQFVAMARALLREPDLVDRIREDATAKSLCIHCNKCMTTIYSGTRCVLAEHESPRSASRQAQTAVTREDA, encoded by the coding sequence ATGAACCTGCCGAGAACCTCGGAACGCGAGGTCCCCGATGTACTCGCCCCGGCACAGCTCGGGCCGGTCACGCTACGCAACCGTATCGTCAAAGCGGCGACCTATGAAGGGCTGAGCAGGCGCAACCTGGTCACCGACGACCTCATCGACTTCCATGTCCGGCACGCTGCCGGTGGTGTCGGCATGACCACCGTCGCCTACTGTGCCGTGGCACCGGAGGGACGCACCGATCGGCACCAGATTCTCTGGCGGCCCGAGGCACTGCCCGGATTGCGCAAGCTCACCGAGGCGGTGCATGCCGAGGGCGCGGCGGTCTCGGCTCAGATCGGCCATGCCGGACCGGTGGCCAACCCGAGAGCCAACGGTGCCCCGGCGTTGGCACCGAGCCGGATCTTCCACAAGACCACGCTGAGTTTCACCCACGCCGCGAGCCGCGAAGATCTCCACCGCATCGTGCGGGCACACGCCGACGCCGCGGCGATGGCCGCCGAGGCCGGCTTTGACGCGGTGGAAGTGCACCTCGGCCACAATTACCTGGCCAGCTCCTTTCTGAGCCCGAAGTTCAACCGCCGCACCGACGCCTACGGCGGTAGCCTGCCGGACCGCGCCCGGCTGTCGCTGGAGATCGTGCGTGCGGTGCGAGAAGCCGTCGGGAATCGGATCGCGGTGATCGCGAAGCTGAACATGGACGACGGCGTGCCGGGAGGTCTCTGGCTCGACGAGGCGATCCCGGTGGCACGCTGGCTGGAGGAAACCGAGGCGCTGGATGCGCTGGAGCTTACCGCGGGCAGCTCACTGGCCAACCCGATGTATCTGTTCAAGGGCGATGCCCCGCTGCGGGAGTTCGCCGCGGCGATGCCGCAGCCGCTGCGGAGCGGCATCAAACTCGTCGGCAACCACGTGCTGCGGAGCTACCCGTACCAGGACGGCTACCTGCTCGCCGACGCCCGTCAGATCCGCGAGGCCGTCACGCTGCCACTGATCCTGCTGGGCGGCATCACCGGCAGGCCGATCATGGACCGGGCCATGGCGGAAGGTTTCCAGTTCGTGGCGATGGCGCGGGCACTGCTGCGCGAACCGGATCTGGTCGACCGGATCCGCGAGGACGCCACCGCGAAGTCGCTGTGCATCCACTGCAACAAATGCATGACCACCATCTACAGCGGGACGAGATGCGTCCTCGCCGAGCACGAGAGCCCGCGCAGTGCGTCCCGGCAGGCGCAGACCGCCGTGACACGGGAGGACGCGTGA
- a CDS encoding lipid-transfer protein, translating to MSALSGAAAIAGIGATEFSKQSGRSELQLSCEATLAALADAGLDPSDVDGLVTFTADTSSEIHLARNTGMGELTFFSRVGYGGGAACGTVAQAAMAIATGAAEVVVCYRAFNERSGERYGLGQADRAMDTGADRAAYSWMTPYGLNTPAQWVAMFARRYLHDYGATSEDFGRVAVTDRRHAANNPAAWFHGKPITLADHQASRWIAEPLHLLDCCQETDGGQALVLVSAERAGDLPHPVVAVRAAAQGSGKDQHMMTSYYRRGISGIPEMGLVGRQLWAQSGLGPDDMGAAVLYDHFTPLVLPQLEELGFCPTGTAKDFIAEGNLELDGRLPTNTHGGQLGEAYLHGMNGIAEAVRLIRGTSCNQPREVGNVVVTAGTGVPTSGLVLGAER from the coding sequence GTGAGCGCGCTGTCCGGCGCCGCGGCGATTGCCGGAATCGGCGCGACCGAATTCTCCAAGCAGTCCGGGCGCAGCGAGCTGCAACTGTCCTGTGAGGCGACGCTGGCAGCGCTCGCGGATGCCGGACTCGATCCTTCCGATGTGGATGGCCTGGTGACGTTCACCGCCGATACCAGCTCCGAGATCCACCTCGCACGCAACACCGGGATGGGCGAGCTGACGTTCTTCTCCCGTGTCGGCTACGGCGGCGGTGCCGCGTGCGGCACGGTGGCCCAAGCGGCGATGGCGATCGCGACCGGCGCGGCCGAGGTGGTGGTGTGCTATCGGGCGTTCAACGAGCGATCCGGCGAGCGGTACGGCCTCGGGCAGGCGGACCGGGCGATGGACACCGGAGCGGACCGCGCGGCGTACTCCTGGATGACACCGTACGGGCTGAACACGCCCGCGCAGTGGGTGGCGATGTTCGCCCGCCGCTACCTGCACGATTACGGCGCCACCAGCGAGGACTTCGGTCGGGTGGCGGTGACCGATCGCAGGCATGCCGCGAACAACCCCGCTGCTTGGTTCCACGGCAAGCCGATCACGCTGGCCGACCATCAGGCCTCGCGCTGGATCGCGGAACCGCTGCACCTGCTCGACTGCTGCCAGGAGACCGACGGTGGGCAGGCGCTCGTGCTGGTCTCGGCCGAACGTGCGGGCGACTTGCCGCACCCGGTGGTGGCTGTCCGCGCGGCGGCGCAGGGGTCGGGCAAGGACCAGCACATGATGACCAGTTACTACCGCCGTGGCATTTCCGGGATCCCGGAGATGGGACTGGTGGGTCGGCAGCTGTGGGCGCAGAGCGGACTCGGACCGGACGATATGGGTGCGGCCGTGCTCTACGACCATTTCACGCCGCTGGTTCTGCCGCAGCTCGAGGAACTCGGTTTCTGCCCCACCGGTACGGCGAAGGACTTCATCGCCGAGGGCAACCTCGAGCTCGACGGGCGGCTGCCCACCAATACCCACGGCGGGCAGCTCGGCGAAGCCTACCTGCACGGCATGAACGGCATCGCCGAAGCAGTCCGGCTCATTCGCGGCACATCGTGCAACCAGCCGCGCGAGGTCGGCAATGTCGTGGTCACCGCGGGAACGGGTGTGCCGACCAGCGGGCTGGTGCTGGGAGCGGAGCGATGA
- the dctP gene encoding TRAP transporter substrate-binding protein DctP, translated as MRRVTGVILVGLLSAACTSGQGGSATATLRFQELYAPGNAFADATKAYGDAVTEATDGRVKFEYHWSNSVVDSDQVAGAMRDGLLDMARLQPPASPEKFPITNWLASAAHQSTRAFPAGLLQQIGAHLEFALNSRVLEEELKELGIRYVAPLALVQQYDLFCRNSITSLQDLQGTPIRVAGETWVKEAENLGAQPVTLPAAEIYEGYQRGVVDCVMTYPTHYIDSGLWELGGHYVPVSLTGWNQDAIAISRSTWKELSAEERRELLSNVRVWIETFVQQQLDKYWRFAAKAPQHGVEMLEPSPEIQAKVDKHHERVRESMIESAPEGVQNPAALLDRYEQLHGKWLGIIQELGFNTDGTGLRDWMESLGSGSQPPEINLDPWLDRVMQEAYAPLLSEIK; from the coding sequence ATGCGGAGGGTCACCGGGGTTATCCTGGTTGGTCTCTTGTCTGCGGCATGTACTAGCGGGCAGGGTGGCTCTGCCACGGCAACACTTCGATTCCAGGAGCTCTACGCCCCGGGCAACGCTTTCGCCGATGCGACCAAGGCGTACGGAGACGCGGTTACCGAGGCGACCGATGGCCGAGTGAAGTTCGAGTATCATTGGTCCAACAGCGTCGTGGACTCCGACCAGGTTGCCGGTGCGATGCGGGACGGCCTACTGGACATGGCTCGGCTGCAGCCACCGGCCAGCCCGGAAAAATTCCCGATCACCAACTGGCTCGCATCGGCTGCCCACCAAAGCACCAGGGCATTCCCAGCAGGGCTCCTTCAACAGATCGGTGCCCATCTGGAGTTTGCATTGAACTCCCGGGTCCTGGAGGAGGAACTGAAAGAGCTCGGGATCCGGTATGTGGCACCACTGGCGCTGGTGCAGCAGTACGACCTGTTCTGCCGAAACTCCATCACGTCCTTGCAGGATTTGCAGGGAACCCCGATCCGGGTCGCGGGAGAAACCTGGGTCAAGGAAGCGGAGAACCTCGGTGCGCAGCCGGTTACTCTGCCTGCTGCAGAGATCTACGAGGGTTACCAACGCGGTGTCGTCGATTGCGTGATGACCTATCCGACCCACTATATCGATTCGGGACTGTGGGAACTCGGCGGACACTACGTTCCGGTGAGCTTGACGGGCTGGAATCAGGATGCCATCGCCATCAGTCGATCCACCTGGAAGGAGCTGTCCGCGGAGGAACGCCGGGAATTGCTGAGCAATGTCCGCGTCTGGATCGAGACTTTCGTCCAGCAGCAATTGGACAAGTACTGGCGGTTCGCGGCAAAGGCTCCGCAGCACGGAGTCGAAATGCTCGAACCCAGTCCCGAGATCCAGGCGAAGGTCGACAAGCACCACGAGCGCGTACGCGAAAGCATGATCGAGAGCGCGCCCGAAGGTGTGCAGAACCCGGCTGCGCTCCTTGATCGTTACGAGCAGCTTCACGGAAAATGGCTCGGGATCATTCAGGAGCTCGGATTCAATACCGATGGTACGGGCCTTCGTGACTGGATGGAAAGCCTCGGCAGCGGCTCGCAGCCACCGGAGATCAATCTCGACCCCTGGTTGGATCGGGTTATGCAGGAGGCGTACGCGCCGCTGTTGTCGGAAATCAAATGA
- a CDS encoding 3-hydroxybutyrate oligomer hydrolase family protein, protein MRSVLGFRRGFGARRGAAVVAPVLAACLLTSAAGFPAGAERDGRCAGMERLRVPGAAHQQRSCLPELTTAGTVSSGHTDPADWSGLTPAGLPTPRGVPGIQIDGYFPDDSHTNNTHGWNHDSQFVIRLPDDFNGGLVVSGSPGNRQQYANDRAIADWVLARGYAFAATDKGNTGLDFHRDGERPGDAIAEWNRRVTQLTIAAKAVVAQRYGRAPQNTLVTGLSNGGYLVRWQLENRPGLYDGGVDWEGTLWRVQAPNLLGYLPKALRAYPRYADGGSDADEAHAAMIEAGFAPGSEFLWPYHHEIYWELTQRIYRKELDPSYQGEPADYDYSARKDIVAPAIEKIALTGRIKRPLITIHGTLDTLLPIGTDSDLYADMVREEGRNSLYRYYRIEGGNHVDGLVDEFPKRLRPLTPCHRSAFVALESWLAQGVQPPPSGTVARPADATPAELLTRCRLG, encoded by the coding sequence GTGCGATCCGTACTCGGGTTTCGTCGTGGATTCGGTGCTCGGAGGGGTGCTGCCGTGGTGGCCCCGGTGTTGGCTGCCTGCCTGCTGACCTCTGCGGCGGGTTTTCCTGCCGGTGCGGAAAGGGACGGCCGTTGCGCGGGGATGGAGCGTCTGCGGGTTCCGGGGGCGGCACACCAGCAGCGCTCCTGTCTGCCGGAGTTGACCACGGCGGGCACCGTGTCTTCCGGGCACACCGATCCCGCCGACTGGTCCGGCCTGACCCCGGCCGGGTTGCCGACACCGCGCGGTGTGCCCGGGATTCAGATCGACGGCTACTTCCCGGACGATTCGCACACCAACAACACCCACGGCTGGAACCACGACTCCCAGTTCGTCATCCGGTTGCCCGACGATTTCAACGGGGGTCTGGTCGTCAGCGGCAGCCCCGGTAACCGACAGCAGTACGCCAACGACCGTGCCATCGCCGACTGGGTGCTGGCGCGCGGTTACGCGTTCGCCGCCACCGACAAGGGCAACACCGGTCTGGACTTCCACCGGGATGGCGAGCGGCCCGGCGATGCCATCGCCGAGTGGAACCGGCGGGTGACGCAGCTGACGATCGCGGCGAAGGCCGTCGTCGCCCAGCGCTACGGCCGCGCACCCCAGAACACCCTCGTCACCGGGCTGTCCAACGGGGGGTACCTGGTTCGCTGGCAGTTGGAGAACCGGCCCGGCCTCTACGACGGTGGCGTCGACTGGGAAGGCACGCTGTGGCGAGTACAGGCCCCGAACCTGCTCGGGTACCTGCCGAAGGCCCTGCGTGCGTATCCGCGCTATGCCGACGGGGGTTCGGATGCCGACGAGGCGCACGCCGCGATGATCGAGGCGGGTTTCGCGCCCGGTTCGGAATTCCTGTGGCCGTATCACCACGAGATCTACTGGGAACTCACCCAGCGCATCTACCGCAAAGAGCTCGACCCGAGTTATCAGGGTGAGCCCGCCGATTACGACTACTCGGCCCGCAAGGACATCGTCGCCCCGGCCATCGAGAAGATCGCACTGACCGGCCGCATCAAACGCCCGCTGATCACCATTCACGGCACCCTGGACACACTGCTGCCGATCGGGACCGATTCGGACCTCTACGCCGACATGGTGCGTGAAGAAGGCCGAAACTCGCTGTACCGCTACTACCGCATCGAGGGAGGCAACCACGTCGACGGGCTGGTGGACGAGTTTCCGAAGCGATTGCGTCCGTTGACGCCGTGCCATCGCTCGGCGTTCGTGGCACTGGAGAGCTGGCTTGCGCAGGGCGTGCAGCCGCCGCCTTCCGGAACCGTCGCGCGCCCGGCCGACGCGACCCCGGCCGAGCTGCTGACCCGGTGCCGGTTGGGATGA
- a CDS encoding acyl-CoA dehydrogenase family protein, which translates to MDLRETAAQRALRTELRAYFANLLPPDERRRVGEQGVGGDRFREVVKRLGSDGWLGIGWPTEYGGQGRSVQDQYVFFDEVQRAGLPFPFVTVNTVGPTLMSHGSAEQKERFLPGILSGDIVFAIGYTEPGAGTDLAALSTRAARDGDDFVVDGSKIFTSGANTADHVWLACRTDPDAPKHRGISILIVPTDDPGFSWSPIRTVGGMMVTATYYSGVRVPQSHVVGEVDGGWRLITTQLNHERIGLAALGGRMIQLWEQVLDWAKDNGAIELPWVRQDFARSYARLEAMRMMNWKMTGAVAAGTLSGADAGAAKIYGTETHIEVQRTLTGILGAAGRIRPESPGAALAGQVEQLSRQGIVNTFGGGVNEVLRDMVATQGLGLPRARGGA; encoded by the coding sequence ATGGACCTTCGAGAGACCGCCGCGCAGCGCGCACTGCGAACAGAGCTGCGCGCGTACTTCGCGAACCTGCTTCCCCCGGACGAGCGCAGACGTGTGGGGGAGCAGGGAGTCGGCGGTGACCGGTTCCGCGAGGTGGTCAAACGACTCGGCTCCGACGGCTGGCTCGGGATCGGCTGGCCGACCGAGTACGGCGGGCAGGGGCGCTCGGTCCAGGACCAGTACGTGTTCTTCGACGAGGTGCAGCGGGCCGGGCTGCCGTTCCCGTTCGTCACCGTCAACACGGTCGGCCCGACGCTGATGAGCCACGGTTCGGCCGAGCAGAAGGAACGTTTCCTGCCGGGAATTCTTTCCGGGGACATCGTGTTCGCGATCGGCTACACCGAGCCCGGCGCGGGAACCGACCTGGCAGCACTGTCGACGCGTGCGGCCCGCGATGGCGACGATTTCGTCGTCGACGGCAGCAAGATCTTCACCAGCGGAGCCAATACCGCCGACCACGTCTGGCTGGCGTGCCGCACCGACCCGGACGCGCCGAAACATCGGGGGATATCGATCCTCATCGTGCCGACCGATGACCCCGGGTTCTCGTGGAGTCCGATTCGAACCGTCGGCGGGATGATGGTGACGGCGACCTACTACAGCGGAGTCCGGGTTCCCCAGTCCCACGTGGTGGGGGAGGTCGACGGCGGCTGGCGGTTGATCACCACCCAGCTCAACCACGAGCGGATCGGCCTGGCAGCGCTCGGCGGGCGCATGATCCAGCTGTGGGAGCAGGTGCTGGACTGGGCCAAGGACAACGGGGCCATCGAGTTGCCCTGGGTACGGCAGGACTTCGCGCGCAGCTACGCACGGCTGGAAGCCATGCGGATGATGAACTGGAAGATGACCGGTGCGGTGGCCGCAGGCACGCTCTCGGGCGCCGACGCGGGCGCCGCCAAGATCTATGGAACCGAGACGCATATCGAGGTGCAGCGGACTCTGACGGGCATTCTCGGCGCGGCGGGCCGCATCCGGCCGGAGTCGCCGGGTGCAGCCCTCGCCGGTCAGGTCGAGCAGCTTTCGCGGCAGGGAATCGTGAACACCTTCGGTGGAGGAGTCAACGAGGTGCTGCGGGACATGGTGGCAACGCAGGGACTCGGTCTGCCACGGGCGAGGGGTGGCGCATGA
- a CDS encoding acyl-CoA dehydrogenase family protein, with product MDFTLGEELETVRGLAREIFTDHATTERVRAAEAGENRIDAELWEQLARAGLLGTVIDEDDGGVGLGIGGLCVLLQEQGRVVAPVPLWSAAVAALAIAEYGTPQQRAAVLPGVVDGSERITVALEEFGPVAAAEPACVAKSDGSRWRLTGVKAVVPTPFGADRVLVAAMTEQGPGLFLTATDAEDLRWEHCETTDHDAGGNLQLDGALAEAVGAPGGGVLDMVLRWAEVALSALQLGVAEGALAHAAEYLRERVQFDRPLGSLQAVQHQLADCYIETDAMRVTLWQAVQAVTELTDGHAPASAVLVAKWWAGDSGLNVVHRVQHVHGGIGVDTDYPVHRHFLWGKQISGLLGGPSATLDRLGSVLVESGART from the coding sequence ATGGACTTCACGCTGGGCGAGGAGCTGGAGACCGTGCGCGGACTCGCTCGCGAGATCTTCACCGACCACGCCACCACCGAGCGCGTCCGGGCCGCCGAAGCCGGCGAGAACCGGATCGATGCCGAGCTGTGGGAACAGCTCGCGCGGGCTGGCCTGCTCGGGACCGTGATCGACGAGGACGACGGCGGCGTGGGGCTGGGGATCGGCGGACTGTGCGTGCTGCTGCAAGAGCAGGGCAGGGTTGTGGCACCGGTCCCGCTGTGGTCGGCGGCGGTGGCTGCACTTGCCATCGCCGAGTACGGCACGCCGCAGCAGCGGGCGGCCGTGCTGCCCGGCGTCGTCGACGGCTCGGAACGGATCACCGTGGCCTTGGAGGAGTTCGGACCCGTTGCCGCGGCAGAGCCGGCATGTGTGGCCAAGTCGGACGGCTCGCGGTGGCGGTTGACCGGGGTGAAGGCGGTCGTGCCCACGCCGTTCGGGGCGGATCGGGTGTTGGTGGCCGCGATGACCGAGCAGGGGCCGGGACTGTTCTTGACCGCAACGGACGCCGAGGACCTGCGCTGGGAGCACTGCGAGACGACCGACCACGATGCCGGCGGGAACTTGCAGCTCGACGGGGCCCTGGCCGAGGCGGTCGGCGCTCCGGGCGGTGGCGTACTCGACATGGTGCTGCGGTGGGCGGAGGTGGCACTGTCGGCGTTGCAGCTCGGTGTCGCGGAGGGCGCGCTGGCCCATGCCGCCGAGTACCTGCGCGAGCGCGTGCAGTTCGACAGGCCCCTGGGCAGTCTGCAGGCCGTGCAACACCAGCTCGCGGACTGCTACATCGAGACCGACGCCATGCGGGTCACGCTGTGGCAGGCGGTGCAGGCGGTGACCGAACTGACCGACGGTCACGCGCCCGCGAGCGCGGTGCTGGTCGCCAAGTGGTGGGCCGGCGACAGTGGGCTGAACGTGGTGCATCGCGTTCAGCACGTGCACGGGGGGATCGGCGTGGACACCGACTACCCGGTACACCGGCACTTTCTCTGGGGAAAGCAGATCTCCGGGCTGCTCGGTGGTCCCAGCGCCACCCTCGATCGGCTCGGCTCCGTTCTCGTCGAAAGTGGTGCGCGGACATGA
- a CDS encoding bifunctional MaoC family dehydratase N-terminal/OB-fold nucleic acid binding domain-containing protein, translating to MSEDYEQRLQAFVGRELHGWRAGQDPVNRPMIRHWTEAMGDDNPVYVDDAAARAAGRAGVVAPASMVQAWTMRGYAATVRPEDSGDASGELLELLAEGGYTSVVATDSEFGFERELEPGDHVGVAEVVESISGEKETALGAGRFVTTRKTYRDSSGEPVATQRWRTLRFRTAEQSSEQPSEQPGAQRPRPALNADNRFWFDAAREHRLLIQRCTACLTLRHPPGPCCPECRSFDWDTVEACGRGSVHSFVVNHHPRHPAFEYPLIVAVIELAEGTRLISNLVGIAPGDVRVDMPVTLEWLDADPELSLPVFRATATEET from the coding sequence ATGAGCGAGGACTACGAGCAGCGGCTGCAGGCATTCGTCGGCCGGGAGCTCCACGGTTGGCGAGCGGGGCAGGACCCGGTGAACCGGCCGATGATCCGCCACTGGACCGAGGCGATGGGCGACGACAACCCGGTGTACGTCGACGACGCGGCGGCCCGCGCCGCCGGACGTGCGGGGGTGGTGGCGCCGGCGTCGATGGTGCAGGCATGGACGATGCGGGGCTACGCCGCGACGGTGCGTCCCGAGGACTCCGGCGATGCCTCCGGCGAGTTGCTGGAGCTGCTTGCCGAAGGCGGATACACCTCCGTGGTCGCCACCGATTCCGAGTTCGGGTTCGAGCGCGAGCTCGAGCCCGGCGACCACGTCGGTGTGGCCGAGGTGGTGGAGTCGATCTCGGGGGAGAAGGAGACCGCGCTGGGCGCAGGCCGCTTCGTCACCACCCGCAAGACCTACCGGGACAGCAGCGGAGAACCGGTCGCGACGCAACGTTGGCGGACGTTGCGCTTTCGGACCGCCGAGCAGTCGAGCGAGCAGCCGAGCGAGCAGCCGGGTGCGCAGCGACCGCGCCCTGCGCTCAATGCCGACAACAGGTTCTGGTTCGACGCGGCGCGCGAGCACCGGCTGCTCATTCAGCGCTGCACCGCGTGCCTGACCCTGCGGCACCCACCCGGTCCGTGCTGCCCGGAATGCCGTTCCTTCGACTGGGACACCGTCGAAGCCTGCGGCCGGGGCAGTGTCCACAGCTTCGTGGTGAATCATCACCCGCGCCATCCCGCATTCGAGTATCCGCTCATCGTCGCGGTGATCGAGCTGGCCGAGGGCACCCGGCTCATCTCGAACCTGGTCGGCATCGCACCCGGGGACGTCCGGGTCGACATGCCGGTGACTCTCGAATGGCTGGATGCGGATCCGGAGCTGTCCCTGCCGGTGTTTCGCGCGACCGCAACGGAGGAGACCTAA
- a CDS encoding MaoC family dehydratase: MTTTGFPTGRDCDRIAVGEKLPVLTIPLDRTMIVATAIASRDYQDVHHDPELARQRGSQDIFMNILTTNGLVDRFVTSWAGPAATVKSIRVRLGAPNYPGDTLVLSGEVSAVDDGGVELSVRGDNSEGVHVSGTVTIAIPKGSTA; encoded by the coding sequence ATGACAACCACCGGATTTCCCACCGGCCGAGACTGCGACCGGATCGCTGTGGGGGAGAAGCTGCCGGTGCTCACCATCCCGCTGGACCGCACCATGATCGTGGCCACCGCGATCGCAAGTCGCGACTACCAGGACGTCCACCACGATCCCGAACTCGCCCGGCAGCGCGGTTCGCAGGACATCTTCATGAACATCCTGACCACCAACGGGCTGGTGGACCGATTCGTCACGTCCTGGGCGGGTCCTGCGGCCACCGTGAAATCGATCAGGGTCCGGCTCGGAGCACCGAACTACCCGGGGGACACGCTGGTGCTCTCCGGAGAAGTGTCCGCTGTGGACGATGGCGGAGTGGAGCTCTCGGTGCGGGGAGACAACAGCGAGGGCGTGCACGTCAGCGGGACGGTCACCATCGCGATTCCGAAGGGGAGCACCGCGTGA